Proteins from one Planctomyces sp. SH-PL62 genomic window:
- the gatC gene encoding Asp-tRNA(Asn)/Glu-tRNA(Gln) amidotransferase subunit GatC: protein MSLSTEEVAKVAVLARLRLSPDELRTFTGQLNAIVDYVAQLQEPDTSGVEPLAHGVEVRNVFRDDVRGPALPREDALANAPKRNAESFLVPAVLD, encoded by the coding sequence ATGTCGCTGTCGACCGAAGAAGTGGCCAAGGTCGCTGTGCTGGCGCGGCTGCGCCTCAGCCCCGACGAGTTGCGGACGTTCACCGGGCAGCTCAACGCGATCGTCGATTACGTGGCCCAGCTCCAGGAGCCCGACACCTCGGGCGTCGAGCCGCTGGCCCACGGCGTCGAGGTCCGCAACGTCTTCCGCGACGACGTCCGCGGCCCCGCCCTCCCCCGCGAGGACGCGCTCGCCAACGCCCCCAAGAGGAACGCCGAGAGCTTCCTCGTCCCCGCCGTCCTCGACTGA
- a CDS encoding DUF2235 domain-containing protein, with translation MKRIVLCFDGTWNVPADEGRDPSERVETNVSRFHESVQPVGPDGVVQAKAYFRGVGTDHWDRITGGVLGAGLAEHIRDGYGKLIELYDEGDEVYILGFSRGAYTARSLVGMIRNSGLVSRRYAKLAAAAAYLIYRTRGDGPDTARARRFRARFSREIPIRFLGVWDTVGALGIPLELAGRLNASYFQFHDTELSAIVERAYHALALDEHRADYEAALWNPKEKPGQTVEQRWFAGAHSDVGGGYDDRRLSDIALRWMQDRAADAGLGLSRVAVGAESFKGTATDSYAKFLLGLYAHRHPRHFRSVLETKGNEAIDPSVDLRRGDPALAYSPRNTGLPDLILTA, from the coding sequence ATGAAGCGCATCGTCCTTTGTTTCGACGGCACCTGGAACGTGCCGGCCGATGAAGGCCGCGACCCGAGCGAGCGGGTGGAGACGAACGTCAGTCGGTTCCACGAATCGGTCCAGCCGGTCGGCCCCGACGGCGTCGTCCAGGCGAAAGCGTACTTTCGCGGCGTGGGGACCGACCACTGGGATCGGATCACCGGCGGCGTGCTGGGCGCCGGGCTTGCCGAGCACATCCGTGACGGCTACGGGAAGCTCATCGAGCTGTACGACGAAGGGGACGAGGTCTACATCCTGGGATTCAGCCGGGGCGCCTACACGGCGAGGAGCCTCGTCGGCATGATCCGCAACAGCGGCCTGGTGAGCCGGCGGTACGCCAAGCTCGCGGCGGCGGCGGCGTACCTCATCTATCGGACCCGGGGCGACGGCCCCGACACCGCGCGGGCCCGACGCTTCCGCGCCCGCTTCTCGCGCGAGATCCCGATCCGGTTCCTCGGCGTCTGGGACACCGTCGGGGCGCTCGGCATCCCTCTGGAGCTGGCGGGTCGGCTGAACGCCTCATATTTCCAGTTCCACGACACCGAACTCAGCGCCATCGTCGAACGGGCCTACCACGCCCTGGCGCTGGACGAGCACCGGGCCGACTATGAGGCGGCGCTCTGGAACCCCAAGGAGAAGCCGGGCCAGACGGTCGAACAGCGCTGGTTCGCGGGCGCCCACTCGGACGTGGGGGGCGGCTACGACGATCGGAGACTTTCCGACATCGCCCTGCGGTGGATGCAGGACCGGGCGGCCGACGCGGGCCTCGGGCTCTCCCGGGTCGCGGTCGGGGCCGAGAGCTTCAAGGGGACGGCCACCGACTCCTACGCGAAGTTCCTCCTGGGGCTCTACGCCCACCGCCATCCCCGGCACTTCCGCTCAGTGCTGGAGACGAAGGGGAACGAGGCGATCGATCCCTCCGTCGACCTGCGCCGCGGCGACCCCGCGCTGGCGTACTCGCCGCGCAACACGGGGCTGCCGGACCTGATCCTGACGGCCTGA
- a CDS encoding bifunctional N-acetylglucosamine-1-phosphate uridyltransferase/glucosamine-1-phosphate acetyltransferase, which yields MAIEGPVAIILAAGQGKRMNSDRAKVLHEVCGRPMISYVVDAARGAGAKTIVVVVGYAADQLYEALDGEPDIRFAVQEEQLGTGHAVKVCRPLLEGYEGPILVLVGDEPLLRPEPLADLLDRQKRERAACLLGTAEVDDPTGFGRILRDSAGRFLRIVEERDGTPEERAIREVNPSCYVFELPALWEALEQIGTSNAQGEYYLTDAPEQLMRMDRKVLALNVLSADDILGVNTRQHLAQAGEIMQARIQDHWMTEGVSIVDPRNTYIDGRAQIGRDTVVRPFSVLDGAVKVGDRCKIGPFAHLRPGAELADDVEVGAFVEVSRSTLDAGVVVRHLAYLGDARVGANVNVGCGAITANFDGERKHATTIGADAHIGSGAVLIAPVAVGEGAVVGAGAVVTKNNDVPKGATVVGVPARPIATKSE from the coding sequence ATGGCGATCGAAGGTCCGGTGGCGATCATCCTGGCGGCCGGCCAGGGCAAGCGGATGAACTCGGACAGGGCGAAGGTGCTGCACGAGGTGTGCGGCAGGCCGATGATCAGTTACGTCGTCGACGCGGCCCGGGGTGCGGGGGCGAAGACCATCGTGGTCGTCGTCGGCTATGCGGCCGATCAGCTCTACGAGGCCCTGGACGGCGAGCCTGACATCCGATTCGCCGTCCAGGAGGAACAGCTCGGCACGGGCCACGCCGTCAAGGTCTGCCGGCCGCTGCTGGAGGGCTACGAAGGCCCGATCCTGGTCCTCGTCGGCGACGAGCCCTTGCTCCGCCCCGAGCCGCTGGCCGACCTCCTCGATCGCCAGAAGCGCGAGCGGGCCGCCTGCCTGCTGGGGACGGCCGAGGTCGACGACCCGACCGGCTTCGGCCGCATCCTCCGCGACTCCGCCGGGCGGTTCCTGCGGATCGTCGAGGAACGCGACGGCACTCCCGAAGAGAGGGCCATCCGCGAGGTCAACCCGAGCTGCTACGTCTTCGAGCTTCCCGCGCTCTGGGAGGCCCTGGAACAGATCGGCACCAGCAACGCCCAGGGCGAATACTACCTCACCGACGCCCCCGAGCAGCTGATGCGGATGGACCGCAAGGTCCTGGCCCTCAACGTGCTCTCGGCCGACGACATCCTCGGCGTCAACACCCGCCAGCACCTCGCCCAGGCCGGGGAGATCATGCAGGCCCGGATCCAGGACCACTGGATGACCGAGGGGGTCTCGATCGTCGATCCCCGGAACACCTACATCGACGGCCGCGCCCAGATCGGCCGCGACACCGTCGTCCGGCCGTTCAGCGTGCTCGACGGCGCGGTGAAGGTCGGCGACCGCTGCAAGATCGGCCCGTTCGCCCACCTCCGGCCGGGTGCCGAGCTGGCCGACGACGTCGAGGTCGGCGCGTTCGTCGAGGTCAGCCGCTCGACGCTCGACGCGGGGGTCGTCGTCCGCCACCTGGCCTATCTGGGCGACGCCCGCGTGGGCGCGAACGTGAACGTCGGCTGCGGCGCGATCACCGCCAACTTCGACGGCGAGCGCAAGCACGCGACCACGATCGGCGCCGACGCCCACATCGGCTCGGGGGCCGTCCTGATCGCCCCCGTCGCGGTCGGCGAGGGGGCCGTCGTCGGCGCCGGCGCCGTCGTCACCAAGAACAACGACGTCCCCAAAGGCGCGACGGTCGTCGGCGTCCCGGCCCGGCCGATCGCGACGAAGTCCGAGTGA
- a CDS encoding Gfo/Idh/MocA family protein, translating into MSDDSTMAPGTPGAAPSRRQFHKAAAAAALGVFAAPAFVRGRNLNEKLDIACIGVGGRGAGNLGDVSSENIVALCDVYDVAVERAAETRPHARKYRDFRKLYDDLKKYDAVVVSTTEHTHAFAVLPALQLGKHVYCEKPLTHDIWEARLIREAAGKAKVATQMGTQIHAGDNYRRVVELIQAGAIGAVKDVHVWVGRAWGRQSPEEAKANGDIVSVTERPAGSSPIPAGLDWDLWIGPVKSRPFHEVYFPGPKWYRWWDFGNGTMSDLGSHWIDLPFWALKLKAPSTIEAFGPPPHAEIAPASMKAVYEYEAKGDQPATRLTWYQGAMKPEPWSSGAIPKWDSGVLFVGEKGMLLSDYGRHLLLPEDEFRDYKRPEPTIPASLGHHAEWIHACKTGAPTTCNFEYAGWLTEANHLGNVAYRVGGKLEWDAAALKATNASEADALIRRDYRPGWSLG; encoded by the coding sequence ATGTCCGACGATTCGACGATGGCCCCGGGAACGCCCGGGGCAGCCCCTTCGAGGCGCCAGTTCCACAAGGCCGCGGCCGCGGCGGCCCTCGGCGTCTTCGCGGCCCCCGCCTTCGTCCGGGGCCGGAACCTCAACGAGAAGCTGGACATCGCCTGCATCGGCGTGGGCGGGCGAGGCGCGGGAAATCTGGGCGACGTCTCCTCCGAGAACATCGTCGCCCTCTGCGACGTCTACGACGTGGCCGTCGAACGGGCCGCCGAGACGCGTCCCCACGCCAGGAAGTATCGCGACTTCCGCAAGCTCTACGACGACCTCAAGAAGTACGACGCCGTGGTGGTCAGCACCACCGAGCACACCCACGCCTTCGCCGTCCTCCCGGCCCTGCAACTGGGCAAGCACGTCTATTGCGAGAAGCCCCTGACCCACGACATCTGGGAGGCGAGGCTGATCCGCGAGGCCGCCGGCAAGGCCAAGGTCGCCACCCAGATGGGGACGCAGATCCACGCCGGCGACAACTACCGGCGCGTCGTCGAGTTGATCCAGGCCGGGGCGATCGGCGCCGTCAAGGACGTGCACGTCTGGGTCGGCCGCGCCTGGGGGCGGCAGTCTCCCGAGGAAGCCAAGGCCAACGGCGACATCGTCTCCGTCACCGAGCGGCCGGCCGGCTCGTCGCCGATCCCCGCCGGGCTCGACTGGGACCTCTGGATCGGGCCGGTCAAGTCCCGCCCCTTCCACGAAGTCTATTTCCCGGGCCCCAAGTGGTATCGCTGGTGGGACTTCGGCAACGGCACCATGAGCGACCTGGGGAGCCACTGGATCGACCTGCCGTTCTGGGCGCTGAAGCTGAAGGCCCCCAGCACGATCGAGGCCTTCGGCCCGCCGCCGCACGCCGAGATCGCGCCCGCCTCCATGAAGGCGGTCTATGAATACGAGGCCAAGGGGGACCAGCCCGCCACCCGCCTCACCTGGTATCAGGGGGCGATGAAGCCGGAGCCCTGGTCGTCGGGCGCCATCCCCAAGTGGGACAGCGGCGTGCTCTTCGTCGGCGAGAAGGGGATGCTCCTCTCCGATTACGGCCGCCACCTCCTCCTCCCCGAGGACGAGTTTCGCGACTACAAGCGGCCGGAGCCGACGATCCCGGCGTCGCTGGGCCACCACGCCGAGTGGATCCACGCCTGCAAGACCGGGGCGCCCACCACCTGCAATTTCGAGTACGCCGGCTGGCTCACCGAGGCCAACCACCTCGGCAACGTGGCCTATCGCGTCGGCGGGAAGCTCGAATGGGACGCCGCCGCCCTCAAGGCGACCAACGCGTCCGAGGCCGACGCCCTGATCCGCCGGGACTACCGACCGGGCTGGTCGCTGGGCTGA